The Schistocerca gregaria isolate iqSchGreg1 chromosome 4, iqSchGreg1.2, whole genome shotgun sequence genome contains a region encoding:
- the LOC126266945 gene encoding polyadenylate-binding protein-interacting protein 2B isoform X1, producing the protein MQKPTSIPSMTFTTSLMHHVNVGSDFRVSFIKVLLVTPVMIMKIPTNNGFYGYDSSVSYLSDGSDIGNVEDMESPSHDGDFSEYLWMENEEEFDKQVMQQLEEEELMEQCIEAMLEDEREIRNIRNQMASTNGGSSDATAPPRQAWSTNDDVTNHISQSLEGLSVQDDLAKQSTLNPNAAEFVPQQKASESSGSGNVDRSTTS; encoded by the exons ATGCAGAAACCGACAAGCATTCCATCTATGACATTCACCACTTCACTGATGCATCATGTAAATGTTGGAAGCGATTTCCGAGTGTCGTTTATTAAG gtacTGTTAGTGACACCTGTTATGATAATGAAGATTCCAACAAACAATGGATTCTATGGATATGATTCCTCAGTGTCATATTTGTCCGATGGCTCAGACATCGGAAATGTAGAGGACATGGAATCGCCATCTCATGATGGAGATTTTTCTGAATATCTTTGGATGGAAAATGAGGAAGAGTTTGATAAACAA GTTATGCAGCAACTGGAGGAAGAAGAGCTAATGGAACAATGTATTGAGGCAATGCTAGAAGATGAACGAGAAATAAGAAACATCCGGAATCAGATGGCATCTACCAATGGAGGCTCAAGTGATGCAACTGCACCACCTCGACAAGCCTGGAGCACTAATGATGA TGTAACAAACCACATTTCTCAATCACTGGAGGGTCTAAGTGTTCAAGATGATTTGGCCAAACAG AGCACACTCAACCCCAATGCGGCAGAGTTTGTTCCACAGCAGAAAGCATCAGAGAGCAGCGGGTCAGGAAATGTGGATCGCTCAACGACATCTTAG
- the LOC126266945 gene encoding polyadenylate-binding protein-interacting protein 2 isoform X2: protein MIMKIPTNNGFYGYDSSVSYLSDGSDIGNVEDMESPSHDGDFSEYLWMENEEEFDKQVMQQLEEEELMEQCIEAMLEDEREIRNIRNQMASTNGGSSDATAPPRQAWSTNDDVTNHISQSLEGLSVQDDLAKQSTLNPNAAEFVPQQKASESSGSGNVDRSTTS, encoded by the exons ATGATAATGAAGATTCCAACAAACAATGGATTCTATGGATATGATTCCTCAGTGTCATATTTGTCCGATGGCTCAGACATCGGAAATGTAGAGGACATGGAATCGCCATCTCATGATGGAGATTTTTCTGAATATCTTTGGATGGAAAATGAGGAAGAGTTTGATAAACAA GTTATGCAGCAACTGGAGGAAGAAGAGCTAATGGAACAATGTATTGAGGCAATGCTAGAAGATGAACGAGAAATAAGAAACATCCGGAATCAGATGGCATCTACCAATGGAGGCTCAAGTGATGCAACTGCACCACCTCGACAAGCCTGGAGCACTAATGATGA TGTAACAAACCACATTTCTCAATCACTGGAGGGTCTAAGTGTTCAAGATGATTTGGCCAAACAG AGCACACTCAACCCCAATGCGGCAGAGTTTGTTCCACAGCAGAAAGCATCAGAGAGCAGCGGGTCAGGAAATGTGGATCGCTCAACGACATCTTAG